The following is a genomic window from Nicotiana tabacum cultivar K326 chromosome 3, ASM71507v2, whole genome shotgun sequence.
ATTGTTTGAAAACTGGGCGGATCTTGAGCCAGTCTGCTATAAGGGTTACTTCGCAAGCCATCCAGGTTGGGTGGAGGAGTAGCGAgtcgaaagaaaaaagaagaaacgtCAATGGCGACTTCGAGTGCAAGGAAACCTCGTCCACCCATACCTCTTTTCTCTGAGAGAATcccacaacattactatccccaCCAAGATGTAGCTTATACTCCTCAGCTATACACAGTGATGAATGCCCAACCCTATGTCAGGCCACAATAACAATTTAACCAGAACAGAGCTCCACTTCCCAGAAATCCACCTCCTTACCAAGATCATTACAATCCTCGACCTTCACAAAACAACTTCCGTGCCCGGGAACCACTAATGAGAACATACTTCACACCCATTGGTGAGTCCTATTCTAGCCTATTTCCTAAATTAGTCCAAATGGGTTTGCTGCAACCTGTACCCCCGAATAGGCAAAACCCAGATTCACCCTCTTACCAACGTAGCCCCCggtgtgcttatcattcaggGGATAAAGGGCATGATATAGAAAATTGTTGGACTTTGAAGAGGGTTGTGGAAGATCTGATAGAACAAaagaaaatagtgctaagggacgaataTATTCCCAATGTAACCAACAATCCACTACCGGCTCACAACAACAGGCCggttattgggatgatttgtgaagacaaggaATTTGACCCAGCTCTAAAAGCCATCATTGTTATAGCTAACTTGGGAAAGGAGCCAAGAGCTGTCACAAAACAAGATAAGGGGGAGAAAAAGAGTAAAGCCACCCCTCAAAATATGGAAAAGAAAGtagaagttgaaactggggcagctCCCTCTAAAGATGTCGTTCTCTATGTCCCTCGAGGCCGCAAGAAAGAACAAATGGAGTTGAGTCCTCCTAGAAGGTTTGAGTTAAACAAGGGAGCCCATACGTATGTGCCCAAGGGGACCTACGTGATGCGGGGGCCAATAATTCTACCAAGGCTgagtgagcccgtggttattggccACGCGCCACAAAGGCCCATGACGGATCCCACCGCTGTGCCATGGAACTATAACAAATCGGTAGTGACTTACAAAGGCAAAGAGATATTAGCAGAAGTTCAAGAAAATAGCCCGTCCGAGAAGTACTTCAATTTGGAAGAGGTGAATAACGCCACGAAAAAGCGTTTCCCACCTAAGAAGCCGGTGAGTGCTGAGGAAGCAGAGGCTttctttcagaaaatgaaaatggcAGATTACGAGATAATTGACCAGCTTCAAAAGTCTCCCGCTCAAGTCTCTCTGTTATCTTTGTTGATGAACTCCACTAAACATCAAAAGgtattgatcaaaaccctcaacAAAGCATATGTACCAATTGAAACCACGGAGAACAATTGGAAAGAATGGCAGAGAGGTTTTTTGCAatcaaccaaatctccttcagcaagaatgatCTGCCCCCAGAGGGGGTCGcacacaacaaagcccttcacCTGACTGTGAAATGCGAAGGGTACTACGTAAAAAGGGTCATGCTAGATGGCAGGTCTTGGGTAGACATTTGCCCACTCTCAACTCTGCAGCATATGGAAATAGGTACTGAGAGAATCAGACCAAACAACGTGTATGTACGTGCCTTTCACGGCATAAAGAGGGATACAATAGGCGAAATTGATCTGATTCTAACTATCGGCCCGGTAGACTtcgaagtgaccttacaggtTTTGGACATGGACACTTCCTACAATTTTCTCTTGGGAAGGTCGTGGATTCACGCAGCGGGGGCTGTGCCATCTACtctccaccatatggtgaagttTGAACATGAGGATCAAGATATTGTGGTTCACGAGGAAGATGAGTAATCGATTTATCGGGATCCGTCAGTCCCGTGTCTTGAAGCAAGAGAGGGGAGTGAGCACATAGTTTATCAGGCCTTTGAAATTGTGGTTGTAGACCAGTACGAAGAAGGAAACCCTTGCCCCCAACCCTTcctttctaatgcatcaatcatggtggccaaagaaatgatcaggcatggttaCAAACCTGGGAAGGGTCTTGGGAGATCATTGCAAGGAATAGTTGAACCTATCACCCTGACCGCCAGTGAAAAGTTCTTTGGGGTAGGCTTTCGACCCACTCCAGCTGATGTAAAATGGGCagatgatagaaagaatgatggttgggtcttgcctcagaTGGTACCGCATATGTACAGAACATTTGTCAAGCCGAAatacaatgaggaagaggaagatgaggcCTTTACGGCTGAAGAAATCAAAGAAATCTGTGAGGCCTTAGGGAAGATActgtatgaaacccacatggtccaaCCAGGGGAAGGCTCAGGCACCGCTAAGGTGCTATATATGGGACCTAATGCCAAACTGCAGaattggaaggctacgccattcccaatcaagcgggagtcccggtagacctatcctgccactttttctgcatcacgagttattccagggtgtaaatcggatgttttctttagtttcctgtcttttaatttccaatgtaaaccccgttatcttcaaattcaatgaaatgaaattaatattttatcgttcatctttttttatttcttctgatttttgttatttatctctttattttcttcttttagttctaataatgtggttttaaataacatgacattcttgcggacttcatgcccagatctaaacacgctgtctaactgtgaaataataaACCAAGAACCAGactatgatgaagaagaggcttttagggaaataaatcgagaattagagcaatttgagaataaacctaagccgaacttaaatgatactgaGCTAGTAAACTTGGGTAGTTCATAAGAGGTACAAGagaccatgataagcattcacacagatgaaagaactagggatgctTTGGTCCAAattttgtttgagttcaaagatgtgtttgtttggtcatatgatgacatacCCGGTctgagtgttgatttggtggttcataagttgccAACTTACCCTGATTATCCCCTtgttcaacaaaagcaaagaaaatttaaaattgttatcagtgacaagatcaaagaagaggtcacaaaacagttgaaagcaggtgtgatccgagtggttcgatacaccacttggttagccaatgtagttccagtgccaaagaaagacgggaaaacccgagtgtgtgtGGATTACAGAGATCTAAAtaaagcaagtcctaaggacaATTTCCCTTTTCCAAACATCCTCATCCtcgttgacaactgtgccaaacatgagatatagtcttttgtggattgttatgttgggtatcatcaagtcttaatggacgaggaagatgcagagaagacagcgTTTACGACACCTTGGGGAACCtattgctacagggtcatgccttttgatCTGAAGAATGtcggggccacctacatgagagccatgaccaccattttccataatacgatgcaccaagagatagaggtgtatatAGACGACGTGATCATCAAGTCCAAAACTCAGGATGACCATGtgcgagatttgagaaaattcttcgagcGGCTGCGTAAATATGATCTGAAGCTAAATCTAgacaaatgtgcattcggggttccatctggcaaacttttgggattcatagttagtcggaggggcatcgagttagacccaaccaagataaagtccatttgagatttgcctcctccaagaaccaagaaagatgttatgCGTTTGCTCGGAAGATTGAACTACATAAGCCGATTCATTGCCCAGTTGACATCTACatgtgaacccattttcaagttgttaaagaaagacgcaACAATTAAATGGACAGGTGACGTGACGTGACGTGACTGGGAAGAAGGAACAGGCAATCTACTAATTGAGCAAAAAGTTCAaaagctacgaggccaaatataCCTTGTTGGAAAGAACTCGTTGCCCTTTAACTTGGgttgctcagaagctgaggcattacttgCTGGCCTACACCACCTACCTTATTACTAGGTTGGaccctttaaagtacatattccagaaaccaatgcccactgtgaggttagcaaagtggcagatcttgctcactgaatttgacataaaatgaaagcccaggcattagcagatcacTTAGCTGAAAACCCAGTTGATGATGAATAGCAACCTTTGAACACCTACTTCCCTAatgaagaggtaaattcagttgaggcaatatccaaggacaccaatgcttggaaaatgttctttgatggagcagtaaacgcaaaaggtgttgggattggggcaatcttgatctcacccactggtcaacaTTATCCAGCCACATCCAGGCTTCGGTTTTTCTGCACAAAGAACattgccgagtatgaagcttgcattatgggtatgaacatggcaatcgaccaagatgtcgaAGAACTGTTAATCGTGGGagactcggatttgattatccgacaagctcaaggagaatgggatacccgagatgtcaagcttattccttataggcaacatgtggaagaactTGGCAAGCAATTCAAGTcgatagagttcaggtacatccctCGTTTCCACAATGAACTAGCTGATGCACTTGCCACTTTGGCCTCAATACTGCCATACCCAGGCAATGCCCACATTGATcatttggaaatccaaatcagggaaaggcaCGACTACTATAATACGGTTGAGGCAGAACCAAATGTTCAGCCgtggtatcatgacatcaaaagatttttgaaaacaaaataataccccgagcaagccagtggagaccaaaagagaaccattagactgcatgcaagtggtttcttcttgagcggtgatgtattgtacaaaaggactccggatctcaacttgttaagatgtgttgatgccgaagaggctggaagaatcatgtatgaagtgcacgtaggagtgtgcggaccccatatgaacgggtatgttttggcaaagaaaatcctcctaGCAGGCTACTACTGGATGACTATAGAAAGAGACTGCTTCAGttttgttcggaagtgtcatcagtgtcaggtacacagtgatttgattcatgcacctcccataGAATTGCATCACATGTCagcgccttggccatttgttgcctggggcatggacgtcattgggccaatcgagccaaaagcctcaaatgggcacagattcatactggtcgccatcgactattttactaaatgggttgaagcaatcactctcaaatctgtcaccaagaaagttgtggtagaTTTTGTGCACTCCAATCTTATCTGTTGTTTTGGCATTCCTGCAACTATTATTACAGACAATactgcaaacttgaatagtcatttgatgggggagatatgcaaacaattcaaaataatgcATCGAAACTCTACTCTTTATCGGCTTAAAGCCAATGGTGCCATCgtagcagcaaacaagaacatcaaaaagattttgagaaagatgattcaaagttccaggcagtggcatgaaaagttgccttttgcattgttggggtatcgcactactgtgcgcacgccggtcggagcaaccccgtaccttttggtttatggcactgaagccgtaatacccgcggaagttgaaatcccttctctccggatcattgttgaagttgaaattgaagacagtgagtgggtcaaaactcgtctgGAATAGTTAACCCTGATCGATGAAAAGTGAATGGCCGCAGTCTGCCACGGGCatttgtaccaacaaagaattgCCCATGCCTACAATAAGAAAGTACGACCCAGAAATTTTGAAATGGGGCAACTCATTTTAAGGCGTATTCTCccccatcaccaggaagcaaaaggaaaattcgctccaaactggaagggcccatacatcatcagaaagatattgccaagagGGGCGTTATACCTGggagacatcgaaggaaatgaccccgaagcAGCTATAAATGCAGACGcaatcaaaaggtattatgtctaaccctgcagcagcaacaacattatccgattgggatgacgaaggctttcattctcgctaccccaaacactccaataCTTTGCTAACCCTTTaagccggttacctttctttcgttaccctctttggaactcgaAGACGTTTGTAAAAAAAGAGTTTctctgaactacgttcgacttgattctgaaaggatacatAGGTAGCCTCTCTATGAgattcagtcacaccaaaacaaaaatctagtttcccccaaaagtgaaactggggcagatgttataatgatTCGATGATGATCCCGCCCGAATGGtttcaaagttgtaattcgatccaagttCTTTTACCCAAACCtggttcaagtccttccgatcaatcgggaAAAATGTTTTTCAAATTGGAGAACGCAGTTGTTTAGATCCGATGcaatcaagatgagagaaataaaataagagagtcttattggtgaaaacttacgggcaccgtaaggcgatggtaagcagagaaatcgaaaatgagagtctcttgttagtgaaaactcgcagaGAGCACTATAAGCCGGccgtgagaagagaaatgagagaggtcgattggcgaaaacccgcaaagggcaccgtTGATCGAAAAGGATAATCCCTCATCACTATTGGTAttgaaagagtcctggcaaggtttcttggTTTTAGAACACGGGTCGCAATGAGTTTATTAGAAGTTGAATAGTTGTGCAGATCGGGCGCctagtccaagaagcatgtcatgccTATTGAAGTCCGTATGCATCTCAGATAAGTGCTTCTTTccttcccgaaagggacacttccctttaaaattcatttcttgtcctttacttttccttgaatcccttccGTCTAACTCTgtttccgaaactaatacaaagaaaaggtggcaagattggttttacagagTTTGCTTAATAAAGGCCAAATTCAAAGAAAGTACCCAGCTTCAGCGAGTGCATCAAGTCGACCCTGACTGGCCATGATGATCGATGCTCTGAAACCCAAAGTTATTGAAAATGAAAGGAAGCCAAGTCAAAATCCCCTAGAAGCAGAATAAAGTTAAAGGACCAAAGCCAAATACGGGCGAGCCGttaggataaatttttgaaaagttgagtCCCTCGATTTAGGAAagagatcaatcttcagaaagGCCAGCAAGCAGCAGAGGTTCTCACCAAAAGTTGGGTCGAGATCGAGTGATCAAAACcgtcaaggccacaaaaccaaccaccgtttcaagttaacaattgttctttatttgaaaataggaaacggtgcaatccaaagcaaccatgcaagaagcaggtgcaaccaaaaggaAATGTGCAAGAGTTAAAAACAGCTTTGtagcaataatcaatccaaaagggaagtctccttcaaattctttcctgcatttttactcatgttcttaaattaaaaaaaaaggagacTTCCCCAGTATAACCCGAGGATCTTTTCCtttctccctggcataacccaaagacctttttcttttatcccagcataacccgtggacctccctggcataacccaaggaccctttttcttttatcccggcataacctgtggacctccctggcataacctaaggaccttttgctgggtggacctccctggcataacccaacgaccttttttcttttatcctggcataacccgtggacctccctggcataattcaaggaccttttttcttttctccctggcataacccaaggacctttttcttttatcccggcataacccgtggacctccttgACATAACCCAatgaacttttttcttttatcccggcataacccgtggacctccctggcataaaccAAGGACCTGTTTTCTtttctccctggcataacccaaggactttttcttttatcccggcataacccgtggacctccctggcataacccaaggaccttttttcttttctccctggcataacccaaggacctttttcttttatcccggtataacccgtggacctccttggcataacccaaggacctttttcttcttctcccggtataacccgtggacctccccggcataacccaaggaccttttttcttttctcccggcataacccaagaacctttttcttttcttccggcataacccgatgacttccccggcataacccgaggaccctttttcttttccggcataacccgattaTCTTTTCAGCATAACCTGGCAATCTTCCCAATTTAGGGCTTCACTCTCTACTCCTAAAGATATACAATCCtgatttttattgctttcaataaagaaatagtttagatttttgttgcaaataactcacgaaatttttctagtgaaaactggggcagaaaaatttcgttcgtttgtttattttggtgtctgagcaggtttgacctcgaggcacaggattcgagatgaccaaaaatGAATCTCaatctaaaataaagaaaagaagaaaaggaacaaaagaagtgaactcaaagtgcTGAAGTGGAGAAGGACGCGGACTGCTCCAAATTTGATTGAAGTCACAACCTCGCATGTTCCGCCTTGATCCAAAGCTGAAGAAAGAACCAACACCTACAGCTGACgaacatcaagattcagatcggagccTGCAGCAAGACCttgccaagactcaagatcaagcttcaagagatttatagataggaatcttgtaactcgtagttgataggtttagctagtttagctttttattttttccattttttcggTGTAATAAAGAGTTTAGCAAGTAGgaacagcagcaacagcagtgaaatcacagcttctcggtagtcccagctaccaaaacgtCCAAAACTACACTgatctgattcctttatagccaaggatatgtaggcaacctctgaagcaaggttcggtcaggctctttcaaaaaatgcttctcatggaatttcaaacgggcaaaaatccctcgTAATTGCTcgttttatctttgcccgaaaacctttcgtgtctccgagcaaagaggggcagttgtgagcacgtgatttttgccatacatgaaatactcctacaaaatctAAAATAATAGATTTTCTTATtgattatttgccatttttaggaattttgtagatttttattaattgattacattttcttgcttgtttaattttttttcaaatcataaaaataccaaaaatatcatgcactacatttaggatttatttttacactttttagAGTTAATCCGTAATTACTTGTTTTGTAAAATTTGAAGATCACAAAAAATAAATAGTTCATTTTCACATTTTTGcctttaatttttagttcattGATTTTCCACTTTTAATATAGATTTGAGTAATgtttataattttataattagttaattagcttgattttacatttttagataatttaggatttttttaaattttaggatttctaattaaaaaaagaagaagaaagagaaaagaaaggaataaaagaaATTAATTGAAGACAAGAGTTTCATTTGGTTTTGGGCCATTTTAAACACCCCAATTTTGGCCCAAATTCTTCCCCTTAAACATTCACACTCTCCAGCCCAAAGAACCCTCCTCCCTTACCACCCCAGTCCAATTAAACCGGGTTCAACTCAGCAAAAATGAACCAACCCCCCGGTTCGACTCGTTTCCTTCTTAAATATAAAAACCTCCTTATAATTCTTTCCCCCATTTGAACCCTAAACCTAGAAAATCAGAGACGGTGCCCCCCCTCCCTCTACTGTTCTTCTTCTTCGCCTCAACTCGtttgagttttgagcgagttcaTTTGGGTCCCCTCCCTCCACGTCACCTTATACTCAATAGATTTGTCCGAGGAGTACGATATTCTCTCAAAATTGCACGATTTCAAATTCAAAAGGATAATTGTTGGACGAATGGGAGTCATGGATAGATATGAATCAATCCACGCCCTCCATTTGTCCCGAAATTGTTCAAAAATCTGAAGATTTTCGGATTCTAGGCAGAAGCTTCGAGATATTTTGAGGTTTATATATAAGGTGAGTTCTTTTCTTGTTAGAGGAaaaaagaaattttcagaaaattaGGGAGTAAAATTCTAGGGTTCTTGGAGTTTTCCAtttcttcaagccttttcttttaaatttcagTCTgcatcttttcaaaaaaaaaatataaaagttataGTCTGAGTTTTAATTTTCGATTCAAGTATTATTTTATTTCGAAAGGAATCAAAAATTACAAATCTCAGCATTTCTCTTTGATCTCTGGTTTTCAATAATGTTTTTGATTTGAAGTATAAGTCGGGTTTTGTCGCTGGGGTTCGGAGCTTTGGAGCTGTGAATTTCCATCCGAATTTATGTTGCATTTGGGAGTTGGCTAGTTGATTCGCTGGACCTTTGTTTGCTAGAACTCTCTTCACATTTTCCTTGAGTTTTATTTGGCATTTTGGTTGCCATTTTTTGTTGTCCGGGTACGGCTCTTTATTAAATGACATGAACCTGCAGATTTGTTTGGGAATAATAACTGATGGAAATTGTTCATATGTCAGCTGTCCTATTACCTTTGTTTGATGGATATTGTTGGTTTGTTTAATTGCTGAAACTTTTTTTTGGTTCCTACTTTT
Proteins encoded in this region:
- the LOC142176257 gene encoding uncharacterized protein LOC142176257; translation: MGLLQPVPPNRQNPDSPSYQRSPRCAYHSGDKGHDIENCWTLKRVVEDLIEQKKIVLRDEYIPNVTNNPLPAHNNRPVIGMICEDKEFDPALKAIIVIANLGKEPRAVTKQDKGEKKSKATPQNMEKKVEVETGAAPSKDVVLYVPRGRKKEQMELSPPRRFELNKGAHTYVPKGTYVMRGPIILPRLSEPVVIGHAPQRPMTDPTAVPWNYNKSVVTYKGKEILAEVQENSPSEKYFNLEEVNNATKKRFPPKKPVSAEEAEAFFQKMKMADYEIIDQLQKSPAQVSLLSLLMNSTKHQKVLIKTLNKAYVPIETTENNWKEWQRGTERIRPNNVYVRAFHGIKRDTIGEIDLILTIGPVDFEVTLQVLDMDTSYNFLLGRSWIHAAGAVPSTLHHMVKFEHEDQDIVVHEEDE